CGTCAACTTCGGGGTGGCGGCCGGCGCGGACGCCGACCTGGCTGGGTTGCTCGCCCCTCCGCAAGACCCGGGCGAACTCGGCCGGGTCGACGGCTACCGGGTGTTCCGGGTACTCGGGCGCGGCGGGATGGGGGCGGTGTTCGAGGCTGAGGATCTCAAGCTGGGGCGCCGGGTGGCGCTGAAGGTAATGCTGCCGGCCGTGGCGGCGAGCCCGACCGCGAAGAAGCGATTCCTCCAGGAAGCGAAGGCGGCCGCCGCGGTCGAACACGACCACATTGTCCCGATTTATCAGGTCGGCGAGGACCGGGGGATGCCGTTCATCGCCATGCCGTTTCTTCGCGGGGAGCCGCTGGACGAGCGGTTGCGGGGCCGTAAGCCGCTGGCCACAGCGGACGTGCTGCTCATCGGTCGGCAGATCGCCGAGGGACTGGCGGCGGCCCACGCGGCCGGGCTGATCCATCGGGACATCAAGCCGAGCAACATCTGGCTGGAGCGGCACGCCGACGGCACCTTCAAGCGGGTCCGCATCCTCGATTTCGGCCTCGCCCGGTCGGTCCGCGAAGAGGGAGAGCACCTGACCAACTCCGGGGCAATCCTGGGCACCCCGGCGTACATGGCTCCGGAGCAGGCCCGGGGCCTGCCAGTCGACCACCGGGCGGACCTGTTCAGCCTCGGCGGCGTCCTCTACCAGATGGCGACCGGCCGCCGCGCGTTCACGGGGACCGACACCTTCGCCATCCTGACCGCCCTGGCGACCGAAACGCCACCGTCCCCGCGCGCCATCGACCCGACCCTGTCGCCGGCGCTGTCCGACCTGATCGTCCGGCTGCTCGCAAAAGAGCCTGCCAGTCGACCCCAAACGGCGCAGGCTGTGGCCGACGAACTGACCCGGATCGCAACCGCCTTGCCCTTGCGCCCTGTGTCCGCGTCAGCGACGGAGATCGGCACACCACAGGCCGCCTTGACTCCGCCCGCGGACGTATGGGCGGATGTGGGCGAAGGAAAAACGGAGCCGGACGCCACGCCGCGGTCGGCACCGACCAGGCGGCGGAATGGCCGCCTGCTCTGGGTGGCGGCCGGGGTGCTGTTCCTGGGCCTGATCGGTGCCGGCACGTACTACGGGAAGACGGTTGTCCGGGTGGCGACGAACCAGGGCGAGTTGGTGATCGAGGTGGACGACCCGACGATCGAAGTGCAGGTGAAGCAAGGCGAAGCGGTTTTGGTGGACAAGAGCAGGGACCGCGAATTCGTGCTGAAGGGTGGCAGCGGCGAGGTCGAGTTCTTCGACCCGGAGACGGGCGTGCGGACGGTGACGCGGAAGTTCGAGATCGTGCGCGGCAAGCGGGCGGTGGTGACGGCAACGATGGCCGAGGTCGCCACCGCGCGGCCGGGGCCGAAGGTCGGCGAGAAACCCGACGCGGAGAGAAAGGCGGCGGAGGAGTTGCACAAGTTTGCCCATCTGGTGCTGCGAATGCAGTCTGGGAAGCAGGTTGATCTCTCGCCAAAAGATCAGTTACCAATCGAATCGTTCGTTATCGTTGGGGTTAACTGGGTACGAAATGATGTCTACGAGTACATACAGAACGGCATTCTCCCTTCGGACCGATCCGCCAATGTTTATTTTCCTGCTGTAGAAAATCTGCGACATCTAATTGGGCTGGAGGACCATCATTGCACTTTATCCATGACTGAGGAGCAATTAGGGCGGCTAGCAGACAATCCCTCGGCTGCCAACATGACCTATCTTCTTGCAGGTTTTGAACTCACTCACAGAACTCTTGATATTCTCAAACGATTCCCCAAGTTGGCCGCGCTCGGGTGCAGGGGAAATTTGACAAATGACGAAGTTCTTCGCCGACTCGCGGAGTTTCCCAAATTGAAGAGCCTCGCTTTGCACGGACTCGGCGGATCTAGTCAGGTTGGGCCGGATGGGCTGGCTGCGCTTTCCAAGCTTCCACTCGACCAACTCCTCGTTGAGCAGAAAGGTGTCTGGACCCGCGGTTTTGCACGGCAAATCGCGTCAATGCCCACGTTGGAGACGCTGTGGGTCTCGGTCAGCGAGATTGGAGACGACATCTCTTCGGAGCTGGCACACAGCCCGAAACTGAGGTTTTTGCAATTTACTGATGTGCACGTAAGCGACACCGGGCTGGAACATCTTAAAGATCTACAGAGTCTTCGAGTCCTTGCGCTTTTTGGAAGCAAAGCCACCGAAGCCGGGGTGCAGAGGTTGGCTGCCGCGCGACCGGATTTGAAGATTATATGGGAAGGGAAAGTGATCGGGCCGAACTCGCCCGTTCCGGCCCCGCTTACGCAGGAGCAGCGGAAAGCCCTGGAATGGGTGCTGTCGGTTGGGGGAGCCGTGTGGGTCAACGAATATCACGGGGGAATGCCGCCAATTCGCGAGCCGAAAGATCTCCCGGCCGGACCACTCATGATCGCGGGCGTTAGCCTCGAAGGAGTCTCGTCGGTCAATGATGACACTCTGGATCGGTTGCGAGACTTACCGCCCTTGACTCATTTGTTGAATCTCAACGGCACCGCCATTACTGATGCGGGCGTCGAAAAGGTCGCCCGTTTTTCAGGCACAAATCAGATCGTCCACTTCTGGTTGGCTGAAACGAAAGTCACAGACATCGGCCTCATTTCTCTGACGAAACTCCCGAGGCTGTGCGAGATTAATCTTTACAAAACCGCCATTACATCTGCAGGGGTGGCACATCTCGCCAAGTTGCCCAGGCTGGTGTCATTAAATCTAATCGGCACACGAATTGATGATTTCTCACTTTTATCCCTTAAGCCGCACAAACTCGAATTCCTTAACCTGAACGGGACGAAGGTGAGTGACGAGGGAATGAATGATCTCGGCGCCCAAACATCCCTCTATAAACTCACTTTGGCGAACACCAAGATCACAGATAAAGGTGTCAAAAGATTAGGCAAGTTGACGCGGCTTGACGAGCTAAGAGGCTGTCCGAAAAGTGACCTTGCTGTAAGTTGTGCGTCTCTTGTAAGTTAGTCGCTCCTTCGTACTCGAGGAGCGAAGTCATGGATGCGACCGTTCGCAAACCGTATCCGACCGATTTGACCGACCTCCAATGGGAGATCATCCAGGTCGTCCTGCCGGCCGCCCGACCCGGAGGACGCCCCCGGTCGGTGGACCTCCGGGAGGTGCTGAACGCGATCGTGTACGTGAACCGGTCGGGGTGTCAGTGGTCGATGCTCCCGCACGACTTCCCGGCCAAGAGTACGGTGTACGAATACTTCGCCCAGTGGCGGGACGATGGCACCTGGCAAGAACTCCTGGATGTCCTCCGGGAGGGGTATCGGGAAGTCCACGCCCCGAGTCACGAGCGGACCCCGAGTGCCGCGAGCATCGACAGCCAGTCGGTCAAAGGGACCGAACACGCGGGCGGGAACGGGTACGATGCGGGCAAGAAAATCCAGGGCCGGAAGCGGTCGATCGTGGTCGATACGCTGGGCCTGCTGATGGTCGTGGCGGTGACCGCCGGGCACGTCGACGACGCGGCCGCGGCCCCGACCGTACTCGAAGGGTTGGACCGTGACGCGTACCCGCGATTGAAGGTCGTGTGGGCCGACGGGAAGTACCACAACCATGCCCTGAACGGGTGGAAAGACGGCCACACGGAACTCGGATGGGAACTCGTCATCGTCCGCCGACCGGACGGGGTCAAGGGGTTACCGCTGTCACTATTGACAAATGGATTGTTCGTGATCCTTGCCGCAATTGCTGATAATACAAGCGGATGCGTCGAGAGTGTGGCGACTGGATTGGCATACGGTTTCGATCTGTCGGATGGGGCTTCGGCCCGTTCCGATCACCCATCCCTTCTGGATTCTGCTGAGATTTCCGCCGGTTAGGCGGTCCTGGGCTTTGTCAATAGTGACAGCGGTAGGTAAAGGGGTTCACCCTGTTACCCAAGCGGTGGGTCGTCGAGCGGACGTTCGGGTGGCTCGGGCGGGCCCGGCGGTTAAGTCGTAATTATGAGCGACTGAATAGTTCCAGCAAATCCATGATTCGTGTGCGGTCAATCCAGCTGATCCTCAATCGCATGGATCCACAAGAGCGTTATCCCCCGTTTAAATATAGAGTTGCATCAAAATAGTCTTCCCGGACAGGCTCTAAGTCTAAATGGCCATAATATTACGGACGCGTCTGTGGACACCATAATAAATTATAAAAATATGTCAGTATTATGGATAGAGGCCACGTTGATCACGGATTCCGGGCTTTCCCGTCTCATGGAACTCCGTAATCTCTCCCATCTCTACCTGGCAAATAGTTCCCAAATCACAGATGTGGGATTGCAGCACGTTGTCGGCCATACTTCACTTCAAACCCTCTCTCTCATAGGCACGAGTGTAACCGATACCGGGCTCAAGAAAATTGAGAAGCTGACGCAGCTTACAGTACTCACTGTCGGCGGAACGGGCACGACCGAGGCCAGCTTCGACACGATCGTCAAGCTCAGCGAACTGTCACTGTTACATCTCGGACCGACACTCTCCTCGAATGCCGGGCTCGCCCGACTCGCCGCGCTGCCCAAACTCTCGAAGCTCATATTTGGGCATAGCGATCGGCTCACCGATGATGGGCTAGAGCATCTGGTGAAATGTCAGCGTCTGAAAGAGGTTTCGTTTGAGGAGACCAAAGTTACCGAGGCCGGGGTCAAGAAACTCGCGGCCGCACGGCCAGACATGAAGATCACTTGGGACGGAAAGGTGATCGGGCCGAAGAAGCAGTGACCGTGCTCCAACCCGAACTGGCGCGCGACGGCTTCACCTGTCGTCGCTTCCAAAGTTCCGGTATTCCCCCACCGTAAGATGTGCCGTCACCGAAAAGTCATGCAAATAACGGCGTACCAATCCGGGCGCTGTCACGCCTTCCGCAACCGCTCTTCCAGCTCCTCGACCGCCCGCTCCTGCGCGGCCGTCTCGACCGACCCCGGCCGCAGCGTGCGGACCTTGCGGATGGCCGCGTCGGCGGTCAGTCCCTGGGCCACGAAGTACGCCGCCAGGACCGTCCCCGTGCGGCCCTTCCCGGCCGTGCAGTGGACGGACACGCCCATGCCGGAATCGACCGCCCGGGTGATCGTGTCCAGGCAGAGGTCGATCTGGCGGTCGGTCGGGGCGGTCATGTCCGGGACCGGGACGTGGACGGCCATCATGCCGGCTTCGTTGACCCAGTGCCGCGGCGGCGGGGATTCGCTCAGCGACAGCAGGACTTCGATCCCGCTCTGCCGGAGCCACGTCAGGTCGGCGGCCGAGCCGGGCATGGCGTGGGCCGCGAGCCGCGGCCGGTCGACCCAAGTAAATCCCGGCGGCATACGCGAACCCCGGTCACGTCGATTTCAGCGGCTTCAAACCCCATTGTACGCGGAGATGATTCACTTCCTGCCAGAGTTTGGGGTCGGTGAGAAAAAACTCGACCAGGTTCGCGGTCGACACCCCGAGCCCCTCGGCGGCCGTGCTGACCTGCCCCCCGGCCGCCTGCAAGACGTCCAGGGCCACCCCCGCGGCCGGCCAGAACCGCGCGTCGCGGGCGGAGAGGTGGAAGCGGCCGCCCACGCCCCGCGCGGCTGCGATGTCGGGGTGGGCGCCGACCGTCTCGGGCGACAGGGTATCGGGCGGGAGTGGGTCGCGGAGTTGGAGGAAGAGCGCCCGGCGGAGGCGGACGAGGGCCTTCGCCTTGTTCTCGTGCTGGGACCGGCTCTCCTCGGCGATCACGATCAGGCCGGTCGGTGCGTGCCGGAGGCGGACGGCCGAACTCGTTTTGTTCCGCTTCTGCCCGCCCGGGCCGCTCGCCCGGTAGGTGTCGACGTCGCACTGGGCGAGAAGTTGGTCCGGGGTCAGGGCCGCCCAGGTGTCGCGGGGCGGCCGCGGCGGACCGGGCGGGGGCGTCATGTCACCGTTCCTCCGGCGGGCGGATACCGGCGTCATTGTACG
The Fimbriiglobus ruber genome window above contains:
- a CDS encoding protein kinase domain-containing protein, with the translated sequence MVSPPFEPDENVLRQYLLGLLPPDELEAVGRYLDAHPELMSTLNGLHAGDTLLDALRSVQAADASDPPELLAMIGRVTAMAAEPPADGPPLNGTTPSDFGEMTLSAPTALPDQPGAEAVNFGVAAGADADLAGLLAPPQDPGELGRVDGYRVFRVLGRGGMGAVFEAEDLKLGRRVALKVMLPAVAASPTAKKRFLQEAKAAAAVEHDHIVPIYQVGEDRGMPFIAMPFLRGEPLDERLRGRKPLATADVLLIGRQIAEGLAAAHAAGLIHRDIKPSNIWLERHADGTFKRVRILDFGLARSVREEGEHLTNSGAILGTPAYMAPEQARGLPVDHRADLFSLGGVLYQMATGRRAFTGTDTFAILTALATETPPSPRAIDPTLSPALSDLIVRLLAKEPASRPQTAQAVADELTRIATALPLRPVSASATEIGTPQAALTPPADVWADVGEGKTEPDATPRSAPTRRRNGRLLWVAAGVLFLGLIGAGTYYGKTVVRVATNQGELVIEVDDPTIEVQVKQGEAVLVDKSRDREFVLKGGSGEVEFFDPETGVRTVTRKFEIVRGKRAVVTATMAEVATARPGPKVGEKPDAERKAAEELHKFAHLVLRMQSGKQVDLSPKDQLPIESFVIVGVNWVRNDVYEYIQNGILPSDRSANVYFPAVENLRHLIGLEDHHCTLSMTEEQLGRLADNPSAANMTYLLAGFELTHRTLDILKRFPKLAALGCRGNLTNDEVLRRLAEFPKLKSLALHGLGGSSQVGPDGLAALSKLPLDQLLVEQKGVWTRGFARQIASMPTLETLWVSVSEIGDDISSELAHSPKLRFLQFTDVHVSDTGLEHLKDLQSLRVLALFGSKATEAGVQRLAAARPDLKIIWEGKVIGPNSPVPAPLTQEQRKALEWVLSVGGAVWVNEYHGGMPPIREPKDLPAGPLMIAGVSLEGVSSVNDDTLDRLRDLPPLTHLLNLNGTAITDAGVEKVARFSGTNQIVHFWLAETKVTDIGLISLTKLPRLCEINLYKTAITSAGVAHLAKLPRLVSLNLIGTRIDDFSLLSLKPHKLEFLNLNGTKVSDEGMNDLGAQTSLYKLTLANTKITDKGVKRLGKLTRLDELRGCPKSDLAVSCASLVS
- a CDS encoding IS5 family transposase, translated to MDATVRKPYPTDLTDLQWEIIQVVLPAARPGGRPRSVDLREVLNAIVYVNRSGCQWSMLPHDFPAKSTVYEYFAQWRDDGTWQELLDVLREGYREVHAPSHERTPSAASIDSQSVKGTEHAGGNGYDAGKKIQGRKRSIVVDTLGLLMVVAVTAGHVDDAAAAPTVLEGLDRDAYPRLKVVWADGKYHNHALNGWKDGHTELGWELVIVRRPDGVKGLPLSLLTNGLFVILAAIADNTSGCVESVATGLAYGFDLSDGASARSDHPSLLDSAEISAG
- a CDS encoding dual specificity protein phosphatase 23; translated protein: MPPGFTWVDRPRLAAHAMPGSAADLTWLRQSGIEVLLSLSESPPPRHWVNEAGMMAVHVPVPDMTAPTDRQIDLCLDTITRAVDSGMGVSVHCTAGKGRTGTVLAAYFVAQGLTADAAIRKVRTLRPGSVETAAQERAVEELEERLRKA
- a CDS encoding peptide chain release factor family protein, which codes for MTPPPGPPRPPRDTWAALTPDQLLAQCDVDTYRASGPGGQKRNKTSSAVRLRHAPTGLIVIAEESRSQHENKAKALVRLRRALFLQLRDPLPPDTLSPETVGAHPDIAAARGVGGRFHLSARDARFWPAAGVALDVLQAAGGQVSTAAEGLGVSTANLVEFFLTDPKLWQEVNHLRVQWGLKPLKST